DNA sequence from the Deltaproteobacteria bacterium genome:
CCGCGCGCTCGACGATGTTGATCGCCTGGTCGCCGATCCGCTCCATGTCCACGATGATCTTCATCGCGGCCGTGATGAACCGCAGGTCGACGGCCGCCGGCTGCCGCAGGGCGATGATCTCCAGGCACGCCTCGTCGATCTCGACGTGGAGCTGGTTGACCTTCGATTCCATCGCCCGGACCTCGGCGAGGAGTCCGGTGTCCCGCCGGACGAGCGCCTGGATCACCCGTCGCGTCATCTGCTCGACCAGCCCCCCCATCCGGAGGACCATCTCCCGGATTCCCCCCAGCTGCTCCGCGTAGTGCTTCTTCATCTCCGTTCACCGCCTCCCGGTAAATTTCAACCGAACCTTCCGGTGATGTACTCCTCCGTCCGCTTGTCGGACGGGTTGGTGAAGATCTTCCCGCTCTTGTCCATCTCGATCAGCTCGCCCAGCAGGAAGAATGCGACGCTGTCGGAGATCCGCGCCGCCTGCTGCATGTTGTGGGTCACGACGACGATGGTGTACCGGTCGCTCAGGTCCTCGATCAGCTCCTCGATCTTGGCGGTGGAGACCGGGTCCAGCGCCGAGCACGGCTCGTCCATCAGGAGCACCTCGGGCTCCACGGCGAGCGCCCGGGCGATGCAGAGGCGCTGCTGCTGTCCGCCCGACAGCGACGCGCCGGGACGGTCGAGGTGCGCCTCGACCTCCCGCCAGAGCGCCGCCTTGCGGAGCGAG
Encoded proteins:
- a CDS encoding phosphate transport system regulatory protein PhoU, translated to MKKHYAEQLGGIREMVLRMGGLVEQMTRRVIQALVRRDTGLLAEVRAMESKVNQLHVEIDEACLEIIALRQPAAVDLRFITAAMKIIVDMERIGDQAINIVERA